Proteins from a genomic interval of Drosophila melanogaster chromosome 2R:
- the OSCP1 gene encoding organic solute carrier partner 1 (point mutation): protein MANFSPRQLSNPRANVFILVNLGCEMLYVIDQRLKAQQIAQDKSVQVIHDVTSVLLEPKFIDSLLNGSKHNSAQLLTAEHCKFMLNDIATCSLMRLDEQSMSKLWNLMTMVYKWQLFVSRHQHHLLEITFRHLEAINRLYPDAKRHMLIDFTKNTLLDFWNASGEDAQLSIYQTNRAWLQCFNTKISLLIRMGFQAMDGSFIRDVDQDYYAEYVESAGDNIYAKSADQRERQQREPNSMDQLAAQLNINPAQSEDLQPINARQFQQQFEQAFGNVLFNDTAASSSGCEFVQLQPTTSASSSEKVATSMSRGGSLLNQNLLDLYSKMP from the exons ATGGCCAACTTTAGTCCACGCCAGCTGTAGAATCCCCGGGCCAATGTCTTCATCCTGGTCAATCTCGGTTGCGAGATGCTCTACGTGATCGATCAGCGGCTGAAGGCGCAGCAGATTGCTCAGGACAAATCGGTCCAGG TTATCCACGATGTGACTTCTGTGCTGCTCGAACCAAAGTTTATAGACTCGCTCCTAAACGGATCGAAACACAATAGTGCGCAGCTTTTGACCGCCGAGCATTGCAAGTTTATGCTGAACGACATTGCCACCTGCTCCTTGATGCGACTCGACGAGCAGTCGATGTCCAAGCTGTGGAATCTGATGACTATGGTCTACAAGTGGCAGCTTTTCGTTTCCCGCCATCAGCACCATCTGCTGGAGATTACATTTCGGCACTTGGAGGCGATCAACAGGTTGTATCCGGATGCCAAACGGCATATGCTGATTGACTTCACGAAAAACACGCTGCTGGACTTTTGGAATGCCAGCGGTGAGGATGCGCAGCTGTCCATCTACCAGACGAATCGGGCCTGGCTGCAGTGCTTTAACACAAAGATATCGCTTTTGATTCGCATGGGCTTTCAGGCCATGGACGGTAGTTTCATCAGGGACGTGGATCAAGATTACTACGCGGAATACGTTGAGTCAGCCGGCGATAATATCTATGCGAAGAGTGCCGACCAGCGGGAGCGCCAACAACGGGAGCCCAACAGCATGGATCAGCTGGCCGCTCAGCTGAACATAAATCCGGCGCAAAGTGAGGATCTGCAGCCCATCAACGCCCGCCAGTTCCAGCAGCAGTTCGAGCAGGCCTTCGGCAATGTGCTTTTCAATGACACAGCGGCCAGCTCCTCTGGCTGCGAGTTTGTACAGCTGCAGCCCACGACATCGGCATCGTCCTCGGAAAAGGTGGCGACGTCCATGTCCCGGGGAGGATCCTTGCTGAACCAGAACCTGCTGGACCTGTACAGCAAAATGCCTTGA
- the Hen1 gene encoding Hen1 methyltransferase, producing the protein MFSHKFICGSLTKMTETGITFDPPVYEQRYCATIQILEDARWKDQIKKVVEFGCAEMRFFQLMRRIETIEHIGLVDIDKSLLMRNLTSVNPLVSDYIRSRASPLKVQILQGNVADSSEELRDTDAVIAIELIEHVYDDVLAKIPVNIFGFMQPKLVVFSTPNSDFNVIFTRFNPLLPNGFRHEDHKFEWSRDEFKNWCLGIVEKYPNYMFSLTGVGNPPKEYESVGPVSQIAIFVRKDMLEMQLVNPLVSKPNIDKESIPYKLIHTVEYPFYVDTRTEKEKLWTEVQIELQRFKRQFESSEIEEGTYQDTCNMPIAFLLDRLEHVGATKERIEELLLENNLTVENECVLIVSSDQESEWSDPYKFSDRSSQDDALVDQEQEEERWDQGPES; encoded by the exons ATGTTTTCGCACAAGTTTATTTGCGGGTCCTTGACCAAAATGACTGAAACCGGCATTACATTCGATCCGCCGGTGTACGAGCAGCGATATTGCGCCACAATCCAAATTCTGGAGGACGCCCGCTGGAAGGATCAGATTAAGAAGGTCGTGGAGTTCGGTTGTGCCGAGATGCGCTTCTTCCAGCTAATGCGTCGCATTGAGACCATAGAACATATTGGACTG GTGGACATCGACAAGTCCTTGCTCATGAGAAACTTAACCAGCGTTAATCCACTGGTTTCCGATTATATACGGAGTCGCGCGAGTCCTCTAAAAGTTCAAATTCTGCAGGGGAATGTGGCTGATTCTTCGGAAGAATTGAGGGACACTGACGCTGTAATCGCAATTGAACT AATCGAGCACGTTTACGACGATGTATTGGCCAAAATTCCAGTCAACATTTTTGGTTTCATGCAGCCGAAATTGGTAGTCTTCAGCACACCAAACTCGGACTTCAACGTTATATTTACGCGGTTCAATCCGCTGTTGCCAAATGGTTTTCGCCACGAGGATCACAAGTTCGAGTGGTCACGCGATGAGTTCAAGAACTGGTGTTTGGGCATTGTGGAGAAGTACCCGAATTATATGTTTTCCCTAACGGGAGTGGGTAATCCGCCTAAGGAATACGAGTCGGTGGGCCCCGTTTCACAGATAGCCATATTCGTTCGCAAGGATATGCTGGAGATGCAGTTGGTTAACCCGTTGGTTAGCAAACCCAATATCGATAAGGAATCAATTCCCTACAAGCTAATTCATACCGTGGAATATCCTTTTTATGTGGATACGCGCACCGAGAAGGAAAAGCTCTGGACCGAAGTGCAAATAGAGCTTCAGCGTTTCAAAAGACAATTCGAATCCTCCGAGATTGAGGAGGGTACTTATCAGGACACTTGTAATATGCCTATTGCTTTCTTATTGGATCGCCTAGAACACGTGGGTGCCACCAAAGAACGTATCGAGGAACTTCTACTGGAAAATAACCTAACAGTAGAGAACGAGTGTGTTTTAATAGTTAGTTCCGATCAGGAATCGGAATGGTCTGATCCTTACAAGTTTTCTGATCGTTCCTCCCAGGATGATGCTTTGGTCGACCAGGAACAAGAGGAGGAACGCTGGGATCAAGGCCCCGAATCATAA
- the Smyd4-4 gene encoding SET and MYND domain containing, class 4, member 4 — MDVYDVSDDLIKKLQDWKLIGIISGKFNELKENHRKVDFVMRALIDFKYIEKIFLNVTLREDKCNKRSVEFRMLGNEQFSLKNRNYFQALELYNKSICYAEPNSEHLSIGYANRSAVLFEWKRYRQCLDNIKLARQANYPARLSHKLDKRERDCQQLLDQQPPDVVPYEFKLSFEPHAQVPFIADCLELRETAAEGRFVVTNRDLAVGDLVSVEEPFCSTLLTPMRYIRCATCKRENYLTLIPCDSCCSTMFCSEECKSIAMQTYHRYECPIIDFLNRMFNKIHCIALRTTLVALNIFPSIEELIDFCEQEQNQDKCAFDLNYNELTPEEHYRAIHGLVTNQHLRSVSDLFQRSVVCAVLKHFIIEYTPVKEYLGGEEGVNFFTDLLFRHLQTSPSNMHGIDLVEQVNETKDDQTHSSGAYAFLSLINHSCAPNTVRIYEGTKAYMFVLRPIKAGNVLYDNYGAHFAICSKEQRLKRLSLQYRFDCKCEGCELNYPMFGMMPHKATVPSVTDDTELALSSYNYDFAVSNYRKYCDFLTQYGDDYPCEQISSAEECLKMALHIMADAVPLKAKM, encoded by the exons ATGGACGTGTACGACGTGAGCGATGATCTGATAAAGAAGCTGCAGGACTGGAAACTAATCGGCATCATATCCGGCAAGTTCAACGAGCTGAAGGAGAACCATCGCAAGGTTGACTTCGTGATGCGCGCTCTTATTGACTTCAAGTACATTGAAAAGATATTCCTGAATGTAACGCTTCGAGAGGACAAGTGCAACAAGCGGAGCGTGGAGTTCCGTATGCTGGGCAACGAGCAGTTTTCGCTCAAGAACAGGAATTACTTCCAG GCTCTAGAGCTGTACAACAAAAGCATCTGTTATGCCGAACCGAATTCGGAGCACCTGTCCATCGGCTATGCTAATCGGTCGGCGGTACTATTCGAGTGGAAGCGCTATCGGCAATGCCTGGACAATATCAAGCTGGCAAGGCAGGCCAACTATCCGGCGAGACTGAGCCACAAACTAGACAAGCGAGAAAGGGACTGCCAACAGCTACTCGATCAGCAACCGCCGGATGTGGTGCCCTATGAGTTCAAGCTCAGTTTCGAACCGCATGCCCAGGTGCCCTTCATCGCCGACTGTTTGGAGTTGCGCGAAACCGCCGCCGAGGGTCGCTTTGTGGTGACCAATCGGGATTTGGCCGTTGGGGATCTTGTGTCCGTGGAGGAGCCCTTCTGCTCCACACTGCTGACGCCGATGCGATACATTCGGTGTGCCACCTGCAAGCGGGAGAACTATCTGACCCTCATACCCTGCGACAGCTGCTGTTCCACGATGTTCTGCTCCGAGGAGTGCAAGTCGATTGCCATGCAAACCTATCACCGCTACGAGTGCCCCATCATTGACTTTCTGAACCGCATGTTCAACAAGATCCACTGTATCGCACTGCGCACCACACTGGTCGCGCTGAATATCTTTCCCAGCATCGAGGAGCTAATTGACTTCTGTGAGCAGGAGCAGAACCAGGACAAGTGCGCCTTTGACCTCAACTACAACGAGCTGACGCCGGAGGAGCACTACCGGGCCATCCATGGACTGGTGACAAACCAGCACCTGCGCTCCGTCTCCGATCTCTTCCAGCGCTCCGTGGTCTGTGCTGTGCTCAAGCACTTCATAATCGAATACACACCCGTCAAGGAATATTTGGGCGGCGAAGAAGGCGTGAACTTCTTCACGGACCTCCTGTTCCGACATCTGCAGACATCTCCCTCGAATATGCACGGCATCGACCTGGTCGAGCAGGTTAACGAGACCAAGGACGACCAGACGCACTCGTCTGGGGCGTACGCCTTCCTCTCGCTCATAAATCACTCTTGTGCGCCGAATACTGTAAGGATATACGAGGGCACCAAGGCGTACATGTTCGTCCTGCGGCCTATTAAGGCGGGAAATGTGCTCTACGACAATTACGG TGCTCACTTCGCCATCTGCAGCAAGGAGCAGCGTTTGAAAAGGCTGTCCCTGCAGTACCGCTTCGACTGCAAATGCGAGGGCTGCGAGCTGAACTATCCTATGTTCGGAATGATGCCGCACAAGGCGACGGTGCCATCGGTTACCGATGACACGGAATTGGCACTGAGCTCCTACAACTATGATTTCGCGGTGAGCAACTATCGAAAGTACTGCGACTTCCTCACGCAATACGGTGACGACTATCCGTGCGAGCAGATTAGCTCCGCGGAGGAGTGCCTAAAGATGGCCCTGCATATCATGGCGGACGCAGTGCCGCTCAAGGCGAAGATGTAA
- the SkpB gene encoding SKP1-related B, producing MPIIRLESADKEIFDTDQEIAKCSETIRIAIEDLGDESDNSVLPLPNVNSLILKKVLHWATYHKDDPVVTEEVENKEKRTDDISSWDADFLKVDQGTLFELILAANYLNIQGLLDVTCKTVANMIKGKSPQAIRDTFAIQNDFLPQEEEQVRKENEWCEDK from the coding sequence ATGCCCATCATTCGGCTGGAGTCTGCGGACAAGGAGATCTTTGACACGGATCAGGAGATCGCCAAGTGCTCGGAAACGATTCGCATTGCAATAGAGGATTTGGGCGATGAGAGCGACAACAGTGTGCTGCCGTTGCCGAATGTCAACTCGCTGATCCTGAAGAAAGTGCTCCACTGGGCCACCTATCACAAGGACGATCCTGTGGTTACCGAAGAGGTTGAGAACAAGGAGAAGCGCACTGATGACATCTCATCCTGGGACGCTGACTTTCTCAAAGTCGACCAGGGCACGCTGTTCGAACTGATCCTCGCGGCAAACTACCTGAATATCCAGGGTCTGCTCGACGTCACCTGCAAGACGGTGGCCAATATGATCAAGGGCAAGTCGCCGCAGGCTATTCGCGACACCTTCGCCATCCAGAATGACTTTCTGCCACAGGAGGAGGAACAGGTGCGCAAGGAGAACGAGTGGTGTGAGGATAAATGA
- the CG18343 gene encoding uncharacterized protein, isoform A: MEKSCSIGNGREQYGWGHGEQCGTQFLECVYRNASMYSVLGDLITYVVFLGATCYAILFGFRLLLSCVRIVLKVVIALFVIRLLLALGSVDITSVSYSG, encoded by the coding sequence ATGGAGAAAAGCTGCAGTATTGGCAACGGACGGGAGCAATACGGCTGGGGACATGGCGAACAATGCGGCACGCAGTTCCTTGAATGTGTCTACAGGAACGCGTCCATGTACTCTGTTCTGGGCGATCTGATCACATACGTGGTGTTCCTGGGGGCTACGTGCTACGCAATACTTTTCGGCTTCCGACTGTTGCTGTCCTGCGTGCGAATCGTCCTCAAAGTGGTTATCGCCCTCTTCGTCATCCGATTGCTGCTAGCTTTGGGCTCCGTCGACATCACATCTGTTAGCTATTCCGGGTGA
- the bsd gene encoding back seat driver, isoform C: MGKRLQLERPTTDRSARKRKRSAVKAAEKRQRLSGGSSSANGFEFHENDDEESCSSAGSAAGTEADPPTLLHTPQARSLLLTGASIASDHNNSSVMESPRPVYTLRPSVVNGTILRDVLSKAWRLGRPIGKGNFGEIFLASDDTVCPASSETAKYVVKIEPHSNGPLFVEIHCLINTSRNNDLSDAAEDAASLPAPQTHVLSRGPPSGIPSFIASGTHYFGDVRYRFLVLPRFDRDLHSLIKNSRVQQKSLLVLAVHIINVLENLHDKGYCHNDIKAQNLMVSKCKYLRRQVVPKGNGYEDHYEEKQQTTDSGNSSEQETNDDDYFLKSEKFALKKIVDIKQDEDEDDEDFDDGATSNSNNSNSLDVFHTPVNKKRSARNAIQFSGSNPVRACRREKRNSMYEEMVKSHYLRPTKRISYREEFNEDGYPKETAENSDESPESSDNESDEFIPPSSRRSVIKRGRSAQIATPKKTPVSTRASRQEKVKKEPNGDQKLRSRGSKHLDNNPTEYKFLPTEEEHVFLIDFGLASKFQDRGVHRPFIMDQRRAHDGTLEFTSRDAHLGAHSRRSDLECLGYNLLYWSEGYLPWKDVAQQQQQEKVHRAKELFMTDVPEMLRQFYGKQVPKYLGEFLLQIGQLAYQERPNYERYRKIFKREYQRLGYDPCQMRLSSEEILRTCVSTKDVVDGSKCDIFELNNKAAVNVMRNSTLSTPFQEHSLTNRVSPKNLRSKSNKKTTKKKFSWAEVLSQDPDQIARERAVKEFEREETICPLESRLPRRYEGKPTYAILDMEQRRREKGLVVQEHIEEEEEDADEDDEEENQEAMDIDQEEDGEAADSAEGEDESDRSMEGSDCSDHSQKRARGRPKGTSRKQTTSRQAQPHQNQPPVKVHRGVGRPGKNSGVVKLAAGAVSKNRTTPLSAVASNKRGCATRKENSTLASATGEGERKLKSGRTRRALYKTEPKHGEHDAENNSSLLVVQNLYGEYDDENNYGKGRSVHSSRHCRK; the protein is encoded by the exons ATGGGCAAGCGCCTCCAATTGGAGCGCCCGACCACGGATCGCAGTGCACGCAAGCGAAAGCGTTCTGCGGTCAAGGCCGCCGAGAAGCGCCAGCGCTTGAGTGGTGGTTCCAGCAGCGCCAATGGCTTCGAGTTCCATGAGAACGACGATGAGGAGTCCTGCTCCTCGGCAGGATCTGCTGCCGGCACTGAGGCTGATCCCCCCACACTACTGCACACCCCGCAGGCACGCAGTCTGCTCTTGACGGGAGCCAGCATTGCCAGCGATCACAACAACTCCAGTGTGATGGAGTCACCACGCCCGGTCTACACGCTCCGACCCTCGGTGGTCAACGGAACCATTCTGAGAGATGTGCTCTCCAAGGCCTGGCGCTTGGGCCGACCCATAG GAAAGGGCAACTTTGGCGAGATCTTCCTAGCCTCGGACGACACTGTTTGCCCTGCCAGCTCGGAGACAGCCAAGTACGTGGTCAAAATTGAGCCGCATTCAAATGGGCCTCTGTTTGTTGAGATTCACTGTCTGATCAATACATCCCGGAACAATG atttatcAGATGCCGCAGAAGATGCTGCAAGCCTGCCAGCCCCACAGACGCATGTCCTCAGCAGGGGACCGCCCTCCGGAATTCCCAGCTTTATTGCGTCGGGCACCCACTATTTTGGAGACGTTCGCTACCGCTTTCTAGTGTTGCCGCGCTTCGATCGCGATCTGCACTCGCTGATCAAGAACTCAAGGGTGCAGCAGAAGTCACTCCTAGTGCTTGCCGTACACATCATCAATGTCCTAGAGAATCTGCACGACAAGGGTTACTGTCATAATGACATCAAGGCACAGAATCTAATGGTGTCCAAGTGCAAGTACCTTAGAAGGCAGGTAGTGCCCAAGGGTAATGGCTACGAGGATCACTACGAGGAGAAGCAGCAGACCACGGACAGTGGCAACAGCTCAGAGCAGGAGACCAACGACGATGACTACTTCCTGAAGAGCGAAAAGTTCGCGCTAAAAAAGATTGTCGATATTAAGCAGGATGAAGACGAAGACGACGAGGACTTCGATGATGGCGCCACGtcaaacagcaacaatagcaacagccTAGACGTCTTCCACACTCCAGTGAACAAAAAGCGATCCGCACGCAATGCAATCCAGTTCAGCGGCTCCAATCCAGTGCGCGCCTGCCGTCGTGAAAAGCGCAACTCCATGTATGAGGAGATGGTTAAGTCGCACTATTTGCGACCCACCAAGCGGATTAGTTATCGCGAGGAGTTTAACGAAGACGGTTACCCCAAGGAAACAGCGGAAAATAGTGATGAATCGCCTGAATCGTCTGATAACGAGTCGGATGAATTTATTCCCCCCTCGTCACGTCGCTCCGTTATTAAAAGAGGCAGAAGCGCTCAGATAGCCACACCGAAAAAAACGCCGGTTTCGACGCGGGCTAGCCGCCAGGAGAAGGTAAAGAAGGAACCGAACGGTGATCAAAAACTACGCAGCAGGGGCAGCAAGCACTTGGACAACAACCCGACGGAGTACAAGTTCCTGCCCACTGAGGAGGAACATGTGTTTCTTATCGACTTCGGCCTGGCGTCTAAGTTCCAGGATCGCGGAGTTCACCGTCCTTTTATAATGGATCAGCGAAGGGCGCACGACGGCACGCTAGAGTTTACGTCACGTGACGCCCACCTGGGTGCCCATTCGCGACGAAGTGATCTGGAGTGCCTAGGCTACAACCTGTTGTACTGGTCCGAGGGTTATTTGCCGTGGAAGGACgtggcgcagcagcagcagcaggagaaaGTGCATCGCGCTAAGGAGCTGTTTATGACGGATGTGCCGGAGATGCTGCGACAGTTCTATGGCAAGCAAGTTCCTAAATATCTGGGAGAGTTCCTGCTACAGATCGGTCAGCTGGCATACCAAGAGCGACCCAACTACGAGCGCTACCGCAAAATCTTTAAGCGCGAGTACCAGCGCCTGGGTTACGATCCCTGTCAAATGCGTTTGAGCAGCGAGGAGATCCTCCGCACCTGTGTCTCCACCAAGGACGTGGTGGATGGCAGCAAGTGTGACATCTTCGAGCTGAACAACAAGGCAGCCGTGAATGTGATGCGAAACTCAACGCTAAGCACTCCGTTCCAGGAGCACTCACTTACGAACCGCGTGTCGCCCAAGAATCTGCGTTCCAAGTCGAATAAGAAAACGACGAAAAAGAAGTTTTCGTGGGCGGAGGTGCTATCGCAGGATCCTGATCAAATAGCCCGCGAAAGGGCAGTGAAGGAGTTTGAGCGGGAGGAGACCATCTGCCCGCTGGAATCCCGTCTTCCAAGGCGCTATGAAGGTAAACCCACTTACGCGATACTAGACATGGAGCAGAGGCGTCGCGAAAAGGGTTTGGTTGTCCAGGAGCATATtgaggaggaagaggaggacgCAGACGAAGACGATGAAGAGGAGAACCAGGAGGCAATGGACATTGATCAAGAGGAGGATGGAGAGGCGGCAGATAGCGCCGAAGGCGAG GATGAATCGGATAGATCAATGGAGGGCAGTGACTGCTCCGATCATTCCCAGAAACGTGCGCGTGGTCGTCCCAAGGGCACATCTCGGAAGCAAACCACCAGCAGGCAGGCCCAGCCCCACCAAAACCAGCCGCCGGTGAAGGTCCATCGCGGAGTGGGTCGTCCGGGCAAGAACTCGGGCGTCGTCAAACTGGCCGCCGGAGCCGTTAGCAAGAACCGCACTACGCCGCTATCGGCAGTGGCCAGTAACAAACGTGGCTGCGCCACACGCAAGGAGAATTCCACTCTGGCATCGGCCACCGGCGAGGGAGAGCGAAAGCTGAAGTCAGGCCGTACGCGCAGAGCTCTTTATAAGACTGAACCCAAACACGGCGAGCACGATGCGGAGAATAACTCGAGTCTGCTCGTTGTGCAGAACCTGTACGGCGAATACGATGACGAGAACAACTACGGCAAGGGGCGGAGTGTCCACTCGTCCAGACACTGTCGCAAATAA